Proteins encoded by one window of Amaranthus tricolor cultivar Red isolate AtriRed21 chromosome 4, ASM2621246v1, whole genome shotgun sequence:
- the LOC130810886 gene encoding zinc finger BED domain-containing protein RICESLEEPER 1-like, which yields MLESALYYKKSLIHFQKVDANYIHCPTAEEWAKIEKNFKFLKVFYEATLAFSGTKYPIANLYFPNVLRVRLLLKSEMESTDGFMKKMACKMYEKFGKYWSDFSIIMAVAIVLDLRFKLQFVQWSFKKVYGDGVDYEEEVAKVREKTQEIYNIYALKLSATSPRQKYESLHVGNIEDATDEFMTVNFDSFSNEHTVSMKSDLEMYFEEQLVPRSVNLDILAHWKANVSRYPVLSLMARDILAIPISTVASESAFSIGGRVLDCYRSALKPNIVQAIVCLKDWTFEGAKMESQLDELCGMVMKIKVEEEEDISCPSPSPSPSPSPCQSFDQHEFSSKASSLATIF from the exons ATGCTTGAAAGTGCATTGTATTACAAGAAATCTTTAATTCATTTTCAGAAAGTTGATGCAAACTATATTCATTGTCCTACTGCAGAAGAATGggctaaaattgaaaaaaatttcaagtttttaaaagttttttatgaaGCTACTCTTGCTTTTTCTGGGACTAAATATCCTATTGCTAACTTATACTTTCCTAATGTGTTGAGGGTAAGATTGCTTTTAAAAAGTGAGATGGAGAGTACGGAtggttttatgaagaaaatggctTGTAAGATGTATGAAAAATTTGGGAAATATTGGAGTGATTTTAGCATTATTATGGCAGTCGCTATTGTGTTAGATCTTAGGTTTAAGCTTCAATTTGTTCAATGGAGCTTCAAAAAAGTTTATGGAGATGGTGTTGATTATGAGGAAGAAGTGGCTAAGGTGAGGGAGAAAACACAAGAAATTTATAATATCTATGCTCTTAAACTATCTGCAACTTCTCCAAGACAAAAATATGAAAGTTTACATGTTGGAAATATTGAAGATGCTACCGATGAGTTTATGACCGTAA ACTTTGATAGTTTCTCTAATGAACATACTGTGAGTATGAAATCTGATTTGGAGATGTATTTTGAGGAACAACTAGTGCCTCGTTCAGTTAATCTTGATATTCTTGCGCATTGGAAGGCAAATGTATCTCGTTATCCGGTACTTTCTTTAATGGCTAGAGATATTCTTGCCATTCCTATATCTACCGTGGCTTCCGAATCTGCCTTTAGCATTGGTGGTCGGGTACTTGATTGCTATCGAAGTGCTTTGAAGCCAAATATTGTCCAAGCTATTGTTTGTCTAAAGGATTGGACATTTGAAGGAG CAAAAATGGAATCACAATTGGATGAGCTTTGTGGGATGGTAATGAAGATtaaagttgaagaagaagaagacatatCTTGCCCTAGTCCAAGTCCAAGTCCAAGTCCAAGTCCATGTCAAAGTTTCGATCAACATGAATTCAGCTCAAAAGCATCTTCCTTAGCCACCATATTTTAG